GCTCCAGCCGGTACGCCGGCACGGGGTGGACGCCGCGATCCTGTTCAGCGACATCGTGGTGCCGGTCGCCGCCGCCGGGGTCGACCTGGACATCGTGCCGGGGACCGGACCGGTGGTGGCCGAGCCGGTGCGTACCGCCGCCGACGTGGAGCGGATCCGGCCGCTCGGTCGCGACGACGTCCCGTACGTGGACGAGGCGGTCCGGATGCTGGTCAAGGAGTTGGGCGACACCCCGCTGATCGGCTTCGCCGGAGCACCCTTCACGCTTGCCAGCTACCTGGTCGAGGGCGGGCCGTCGCGGACCCACGCGAAGACCAAGGCGCTGATGTACGGCGATCCCGAGCTGTGGCACGCCCTGGCTGGCCGGCTGGCCGAGATGACCCTGACGTTCCTGCGGGTGCAGATCGACGCCGGGGTCAGCGCGGTGCAGCTTTTCGACTCCTGGGCCGGCGCGCTTTCCGAGGCCGACTACCGCCGGTTCGTGCTGCCCCACTCGACTGCCGTACTCGCCGGGCTGGCCGAGGCCGGCGTACCCCGGATTCACTTCGGGGTGGGCACCGCCGAGCTGCTCGGTGCGATGGGCGAGGCCGGGGCGGACGTGGTCGGCGTCGACTGGCGTACGCCGTTGGACGTCGCCACCCGGCGGATCGGCCCGGAGCGGGCCGTGCAGGGCAACCTCGACCCGTGCGTACTGCTGGCTCCGTGGCCGGTGGTGGAGACCGAGGTACGTCGGATCCTCGACGAGGGTCGGGCCACACCCGGGCACGTGTTCAACCTCGGTCACGGCGTGCTGCCGGAGACCGATCCGGAGGTGTTGACCCGGGTGGTTGCCCTGGTGCACGAACTCTCCGCCAGGGGCTGACCGCGGTGGCGAGGCGCTGGCGGGTGGCGGTGGTCGGTGGCGGTGTCGCCGGCCTGGCCGCCGCGGTCCGGTTGCGGGACCGGGCCCCCGCCGGCACCGAGATCACCGTGTACGAGCAGTCCGGCGCGCTCGGTGGCAAGCTGCGCACCGGCGAGTTGGCCGGCGGCCCGGTGGAGTTCGGCGCGGAGTCGTTCCTGATGCGTGACCCGGCCGGCGGCCCGTCGGCCGCGGTGGCCCTGGTCCACCGGCTCGGGCTGGCCGGTCGGATCGTGCACCCGACCGTCGGGCAGGCGGCGCTCGCCGTCGACGGTGGGCTGCGCCCGATCCCGGGCGGCACGCTGGTGGGCGTACCGGGTGATCTGGAGCAGGTGGCGACGGTGGCCCGGCCGACGCCGGACGCCGACCGCGACGAGGGTCGGCCGCTACTCGCCCCGGAGCAGGACGTCTCCGTCGGCGCGCTGGTCCGCGCCCGGTTCGGCGGCGAGGTGGTGGACCGGCTGGTCGACCCGATGCTCGGCGGGGTCTACGCCGGCCGCGCCGACGACCTCTCCCTGGCCACCACCATGCCGGCCCTGGCCCGGGCGGCCCGCACGGAGCACACGCTGCTCGGCGCGGTACGCGCGGCACAGGCCGCTGCCCCACGCGCCCCCGGCGAACCGGTCTTCGGCACCCTCGACGGCGGACTCGGCACCCTGGTCGACGCCGCCGCCACGGCCAGCGGGGCGACCATCCGCCGCAACGCGGCGGTCCGCGAACTCACGCCGGCCGGTGCCGGTTGGCGGCTCACCGTCGGGCCGACCCGGGATCCCGAGCACGTCGAGGTCGACGCGGTGGTGCTGGCCGTGCCGGCCCGCCCGGCGGCCCGGCTGCTCGCCGAGGTCGCCGCCGAGGCGGCGGAGCGGATCGGCGGGCTGGACTACGCAAGCGTCGCGCTTGTCACGCTGGCCCTGCCCGGGCCGGCGTTGCCGCAGCTCTCCGGCTTCCTGGTGCCCGGCACCGAGGGGCTGCTGATCAAGGCATCCACGTTCTTCACCACCAAGTGGGGGCACCTGCGCCGGCCGGACGGGCTGGCCCTGGTCCGGGCCTCGGTCGGCCGGTACGGGGAGGAGGCCCAGCTCCAGCGCCCCGACGAGGACCTGGCGGCGACCGTGCACCGGGAGTTGTCGGCGGTGCTCGACGTGCCGCTGCCGGCACCGGTCGACGGGCACGTGCAACGCTGGGGTGGTGGGCTGCCGCAGTACACCCCCGGGCACCTGGACCGGGTGGCCGCCGCGCGGTCCGCGCTGCGGGCAGCACATCCGACGCTGCGGCTGGCCGGCGCCGGTTACGACGGGGTGGGCATCCCGGTCTGCGTCCGTTCCGGCGAGACGGCGGCCGAGGAGATCATCACAGCACTGGAAGGATCGGGGAGTTGACGGAGCAGAGCAACGCGGCCCGGCTGCGGGAGCTGAACGACACCATCCGCTACACCATGTGGTCGGTGTTCCGGTCCAGCGCGCCGCTGCCGTCGCTGCGGGAGAACGTGACCGGCGAGGCCGAGTCGCTGATCGAGGAACTGGCCGGCAAGGACGTCGTGGTGCGGGGCACGTACGACGTTTCCGGCCTGCGCGCCGACGCCGACCTGATGATCTGGTGGCACTCCTCGTCCAGCGACGCTCTCCAGGACGCGTACCTGCGGTTGCGGCGGACCACCCTGGGGCGGGCGATGACCCCGGTCTGGTCGCAGATGGCGCTGCACCGGCCGGCCGAGTTCAACAAGAGCCACATCCCGGCGTTCCTGGCCGGTGAGGAGGCCCGCGCCTACCTCTGCGTCTACCCGTTCGTCCGCTCGTACGAGTGGTACCTGCTGCCCGACGCCGAGCGCCGCGAGCTGCTGGCCGAGCACGGCCAGATGGCCCGGGGCTACCCGGACGTGCGCGCCAACACGGTGGCCTCGTTCGCGCTCGGCGACTACGAGTGGATGCTCGCCTTCGAGGCCGACGAGCTGCACCGCATCGTGGACCTGATGCGCGACCTGCGCGGCTCCCGGGCCCGGCTGCACGTACGCGAGGAGGTCCCCTTCTACACCGGCCGCCGCCGCCCGATCGCCGACATCATCGCGAACCTGGTGTAAGGAAGGGCCCCCTTTTAACGCCTCGTGCATAGCAAGGGCCCCCTTTTAACACAACGTAACAACCGATCCGCACCGGCCGTGGTGGTCACCGTGGCCGGTGCGGATCGGGTTCGACCGGGTGGAGCCGCACCGGAGGGAGTGAGGCGTGGCCCCACCCGGGGTCAGGCCATCACCGTGCAGGTGAGCGTGGGCACGTTGCTGCTGCCCGAGCCCAGGAAGCCGAAGGTGGCACTGCCGCCGGCACCGAGGTTGCCGTTGTAGCCGACGTTGGTGGCGGTCACCGTCGAGCCGCTGGAACTGATGTTGGCGTTCCAGAACTGACTGATCTGCTGGCCGTTGGCGTACGTCCAGTTGACCCGCCAGCCGCGGATGGTCGTGTTGCCCGCGGTCACCTG
This DNA window, taken from Micromonospora sp. FIMYZ51, encodes the following:
- the hemQ gene encoding hydrogen peroxide-dependent heme synthase — its product is MTEQSNAARLRELNDTIRYTMWSVFRSSAPLPSLRENVTGEAESLIEELAGKDVVVRGTYDVSGLRADADLMIWWHSSSSDALQDAYLRLRRTTLGRAMTPVWSQMALHRPAEFNKSHIPAFLAGEEARAYLCVYPFVRSYEWYLLPDAERRELLAEHGQMARGYPDVRANTVASFALGDYEWMLAFEADELHRIVDLMRDLRGSRARLHVREEVPFYTGRRRPIADIIANLV
- the hemG gene encoding protoporphyrinogen oxidase; this encodes MARRWRVAVVGGGVAGLAAAVRLRDRAPAGTEITVYEQSGALGGKLRTGELAGGPVEFGAESFLMRDPAGGPSAAVALVHRLGLAGRIVHPTVGQAALAVDGGLRPIPGGTLVGVPGDLEQVATVARPTPDADRDEGRPLLAPEQDVSVGALVRARFGGEVVDRLVDPMLGGVYAGRADDLSLATTMPALARAARTEHTLLGAVRAAQAAAPRAPGEPVFGTLDGGLGTLVDAAATASGATIRRNAAVRELTPAGAGWRLTVGPTRDPEHVEVDAVVLAVPARPAARLLAEVAAEAAERIGGLDYASVALVTLALPGPALPQLSGFLVPGTEGLLIKASTFFTTKWGHLRRPDGLALVRASVGRYGEEAQLQRPDEDLAATVHRELSAVLDVPLPAPVDGHVQRWGGGLPQYTPGHLDRVAAARSALRAAHPTLRLAGAGYDGVGIPVCVRSGETAAEEIITALEGSGS
- the hemE gene encoding uroporphyrinogen decarboxylase; its protein translation is MTTESTGIAARDDEPRPGGPANSPFVRACRRRSVPHTPVWFMRQAGRSLPEYREIRANVAMLESCRRPDLVTEITLQPVRRHGVDAAILFSDIVVPVAAAGVDLDIVPGTGPVVAEPVRTAADVERIRPLGRDDVPYVDEAVRMLVKELGDTPLIGFAGAPFTLASYLVEGGPSRTHAKTKALMYGDPELWHALAGRLAEMTLTFLRVQIDAGVSAVQLFDSWAGALSEADYRRFVLPHSTAVLAGLAEAGVPRIHFGVGTAELLGAMGEAGADVVGVDWRTPLDVATRRIGPERAVQGNLDPCVLLAPWPVVETEVRRILDEGRATPGHVFNLGHGVLPETDPEVLTRVVALVHELSARG